Proteins encoded by one window of Prevotella nigrescens:
- the xerC gene encoding tyrosine recombinase XerC, whose amino-acid sequence MLNIENFLKFLQLERNYSQKTVDDYKADLEQFELFFGKLKADLSWEDVDGDIIRDWIEQMMDKGNAPSSVNRRLSALRSYYRYALKRGFIEADPTYNIRGPKNKKVLPQFLKETEMDKLIDPKMWTDKYKDVLARAIIIMFYSTGVRVSELVGLNVEDVNFITHELKVTGKRNKQRIIPFGEELEETLMTYLQSRNPKTEGQNALFVNGKGERVTTSQVRTMVKVNIAKVSTLKKKSPHVLRHTFATAMLNHKAELGSVKKLLGHESIATTEIYTHVTFEQLKETYNEAHPRANLK is encoded by the coding sequence ATGTTGAATATAGAAAACTTTTTGAAGTTCTTGCAGTTGGAGCGGAATTATTCGCAGAAAACAGTAGATGATTATAAAGCTGATTTAGAACAGTTTGAATTATTCTTCGGAAAGTTAAAAGCAGATTTGTCTTGGGAAGATGTTGATGGAGACATTATTCGGGACTGGATAGAACAAATGATGGATAAGGGAAATGCTCCCTCTTCTGTAAATAGAAGATTAAGCGCCCTACGTTCATATTATCGATATGCATTAAAAAGAGGATTTATTGAAGCTGATCCTACTTATAACATTCGGGGACCTAAAAATAAAAAAGTTCTTCCGCAATTTCTGAAAGAAACAGAGATGGATAAACTGATAGACCCTAAAATGTGGACAGATAAATATAAAGATGTTCTCGCGCGTGCTATAATAATAATGTTCTATTCTACTGGTGTCAGAGTTTCTGAACTTGTGGGCTTAAATGTGGAAGATGTAAATTTCATAACCCATGAATTAAAAGTAACGGGAAAGCGAAATAAACAACGGATAATTCCGTTTGGTGAAGAACTCGAAGAAACGTTGATGACATATTTGCAAAGTCGTAATCCAAAAACGGAAGGGCAAAATGCCTTATTCGTAAATGGAAAAGGTGAACGAGTAACTACAAGCCAGGTAAGAACGATGGTGAAAGTGAACATTGCAAAGGTCTCAACATTAAAGAAAAAATCGCCACATGTTCTTCGGCACACATTTGCAACGGCAATGCTAAATCATAAAGCAGAATTGGGAAGTGTGAAGAAATTACTCGGACATGAAAGTATTGCAACGACAGAAATATACACACACGTAACTTTCGAACAGCTGAAAGAAACATATAACGAAGCTCACCCACGGGCTAACCTTAAATAA
- a CDS encoding DUF2284 domain-containing protein, translated as MMEIRSLTSIGSAEGKGFELTHVTAMLPVADYVAGFRNIEKFLGLCKQCPKFGQSWTCPPCEFDVKAFVDNFKYAHILGSKMTFDDVILASTVTPEAVNTVCRDAMRYGLTKASAYLRRYEHKYPGSICFLGSQCLLCGNKPCARSNSEPCRHPDDVRVSLEAVGFDLGKTTQDLLGIELKWGKHGRLPQYITLVTALLTNDATLRLE; from the coding sequence ATGATGGAAATACGTTCTTTAACAAGCATCGGGAGTGCTGAAGGCAAAGGTTTTGAACTTACTCATGTTACTGCCATGCTTCCTGTTGCCGATTATGTTGCAGGATTTCGTAACATAGAGAAGTTTCTTGGATTATGTAAACAATGTCCTAAGTTCGGACAGTCATGGACTTGTCCTCCCTGCGAATTCGATGTCAAGGCTTTTGTCGACAACTTTAAATATGCACATATACTTGGTTCGAAAATGACCTTCGACGATGTTATACTTGCTTCGACGGTAACTCCGGAGGCTGTAAACACTGTGTGTAGAGACGCAATGCGTTATGGCTTGACAAAAGCATCGGCATACCTACGCCGTTACGAACATAAATATCCAGGCAGTATCTGCTTTCTCGGCTCGCAATGCCTGCTTTGTGGCAACAAACCTTGTGCGCGTTCAAACAGCGAACCCTGTAGACACCCGGACGATGTGCGAGTTTCGTTAGAGGCTGTGGGGTTCGACTTAGGGAAGACAACGCAAGATTTATTAGGTATTGAACTGAAATGGGGCAAGCATGGACGCTTACCCCAATATATAACGCTTGTTACTGCATTGTTGACTAACGATGCTACATTGCGTTTAGAATAA
- the rplA gene encoding 50S ribosomal protein L1: MSKLTKNQKSVAEKVELGKAYTLTEASKLVKEITTTKFDASVDVDIRLGVDPRKANQMVRGVVTLPNGTGKQTRVLCLCTPDQEAAAKEAGADYVGLDEYIQKINSGWTDVDVIITMPSCMGKVGPLGRVLGPRGLMPNPKSGTVTMDVAKAVKEVKSGKIDFKVDKAGIIHTSIGKISMTAEQILGNAKEFISTVVKLKPAAAKGTYIKSIFISSTMSKGIKIDPKSAE; the protein is encoded by the coding sequence ATGAGTAAACTGACAAAAAATCAGAAATCAGTAGCTGAGAAGGTTGAATTAGGGAAGGCATACACTTTAACAGAAGCATCTAAACTTGTTAAGGAAATTACAACAACGAAATTTGATGCATCTGTAGATGTTGATATTCGTTTAGGTGTAGATCCACGAAAAGCAAATCAGATGGTTCGTGGTGTAGTTACATTACCTAATGGAACTGGTAAACAGACAAGAGTATTATGTTTATGTACTCCTGATCAAGAAGCTGCTGCAAAAGAGGCTGGTGCTGATTATGTCGGTCTTGATGAATATATTCAAAAAATAAATTCAGGTTGGACTGATGTAGATGTAATTATTACGATGCCTTCTTGTATGGGTAAAGTAGGTCCTCTGGGACGAGTTCTTGGTCCTCGTGGTTTAATGCCTAACCCTAAGAGTGGTACTGTTACGATGGACGTTGCTAAAGCTGTAAAAGAAGTGAAATCTGGAAAGATAGACTTTAAGGTTGATAAGGCAGGAATCATTCATACATCAATTGGTAAAATTAGTATGACAGCTGAACAAATTCTTGGAAATGCAAAAGAATTTATATCAACTGTTGTGAAATTGAAACCTGCAGCAGCAAAAGGTACATATATTAAGAGTATCTTTATTTCAAGTACAATGAGTAAAGGTATCAAGATTGATCCCAAATCAGCTGAATAA
- the secE gene encoding preprotein translocase subunit SecE produces MLKRIFFKFLEYSKDCYNELAHKTTWPTRAELTHSAMVVLSASLFIALVVFVFDFISQHVMGFVYPS; encoded by the coding sequence ATGCTTAAAAGAATATTTTTTAAATTCTTAGAATACAGCAAGGATTGTTATAATGAACTTGCGCATAAAACGACATGGCCAACACGTGCCGAGCTAACACATAGTGCAATGGTAGTATTATCTGCTTCCCTATTCATTGCTCTCGTTGTGTTCGTTTTTGATTTTATATCACAGCATGTGATGGGATTTGTTTATCCGAGCTAA
- the rplJ gene encoding 50S ribosomal protein L10 → MKKEVKDTIITELGEKLKEYPHFYLVDVTGLNASATSSLRRKCFKSEIKMIVVKNNLLHKAFEASELDYEPLYGVLKGNTAIMFSHVANIPAKLLKEYKKEGIPALKAAYAEESMFIGADKLEELVALKSKDELIADVVALLQSPAKNVVSALQSGASTIHGVLKTLGERSE, encoded by the coding sequence ATGAAAAAAGAAGTTAAAGATACTATTATAACCGAGCTTGGGGAAAAATTGAAAGAGTATCCACATTTTTATCTTGTAGATGTTACTGGATTAAATGCGTCAGCTACAAGCTCTCTTCGTCGTAAATGCTTTAAGAGTGAAATTAAGATGATTGTTGTTAAAAACAATCTTTTACATAAAGCTTTCGAAGCATCTGAACTAGATTATGAACCTCTTTATGGAGTTTTAAAAGGGAATACGGCTATAATGTTCTCACATGTAGCTAATATTCCTGCAAAACTTTTAAAAGAGTATAAGAAGGAAGGCATACCAGCTTTAAAAGCCGCTTATGCAGAAGAGTCTATGTTCATTGGTGCTGACAAGCTTGAAGAACTTGTAGCTCTCAAAAGTAAGGATGAACTTATTGCTGATGTTGTGGCTTTGCTGCAATCTCCCGCAAAGAATGTTGTTTCTGCTCTTCAATCCGGAGCAAGTACAATTCATGGTGTGCTTAAGACTTTAGGCGAACGTTCTGAGTAA
- a CDS encoding methylated-DNA--[protein]-cysteine S-methyltransferase, giving the protein MQKIQTYKSPLGELTLVSNGMALTGIWFESQKPLLQILQSPYEECNLPVFDDTKRWLDIYFEGKEPDFTPKLCPEGSEFRQQVWQELLNIPYGKTTTYGTLSKQIAIQLNKQKMSAQAIGGAVGHNPISIIIPCHRVVGANGTMTGYAGGIWRKEYLLKLETY; this is encoded by the coding sequence ATGCAAAAAATACAAACATACAAATCGCCTTTAGGCGAATTAACACTTGTTAGCAACGGAATGGCATTAACGGGCATATGGTTTGAAAGTCAAAAGCCACTACTACAAATCCTACAATCGCCATACGAGGAATGCAATCTCCCTGTTTTCGATGATACAAAACGATGGTTAGACATCTACTTTGAAGGAAAAGAACCAGATTTTACCCCAAAGCTATGCCCCGAGGGATCAGAATTCCGCCAACAAGTGTGGCAAGAACTACTAAACATTCCATACGGCAAAACTACAACCTACGGCACATTATCAAAACAAATAGCCATTCAACTAAACAAACAAAAAATGTCGGCACAAGCTATAGGCGGAGCTGTGGGACACAATCCAATATCTATCATTATTCCGTGTCACCGTGTTGTGGGAGCGAATGGAACAATGACAGGCTATGCCGGCGGCATTTGGCGAAAAGAATATTTGTTGAAATTAGAAACTTATTAG
- a CDS encoding PcfK-like family protein: protein MKGTEHFKDVIQNYLETRASYDELFAENFRKENKNIDECITYILTEVQRMGCAGLSDEEVYSLAVHYYDEDNIEVGKSINCQVVVNHTIELTEEEKAEARKKAIERYQAEEYRKLTAKKPKAEKQVEQQIAQPSLFEF from the coding sequence ATGAAAGGAACAGAACATTTCAAGGACGTTATCCAAAACTATTTGGAAACGAGAGCATCATACGATGAACTCTTTGCGGAGAATTTCCGCAAAGAGAACAAGAACATAGACGAGTGCATTACCTACATCTTGACGGAAGTCCAAAGAATGGGTTGTGCAGGTCTGTCTGATGAAGAGGTATATTCCCTTGCCGTTCACTATTACGATGAGGATAACATCGAGGTGGGCAAGTCCATCAACTGCCAAGTCGTGGTAAACCATACTATCGAACTTACGGAGGAGGAAAAAGCAGAAGCACGGAAAAAGGCTATCGAGCGATACCAAGCGGAGGAATACCGCAAACTGACCGCCAAGAAACCAAAAGCGGAGAAACAAGTGGAACAGCAGATAGCACAACCCTCACTATTCGAGTTTTAA
- the rpsU gene encoding 30S ribosomal protein S21: MIIVPVKDGENIERALKKFKRKFEKTGVVKELRSRQQFDKPSVKKRLKMERAIYVQRLRNAEE; the protein is encoded by the coding sequence ATGATTATTGTACCAGTTAAAGATGGCGAGAACATCGAAAGAGCACTTAAGAAATTTAAGAGAAAGTTTGAAAAGACAGGTGTTGTAAAAGAACTTCGTTCTCGTCAACAATTTGACAAACCTTCTGTTAAAAAACGCTTGAAGATGGAACGTGCTATCTATGTACAGCGTCTTCGTAATGCAGAAGAGTAA
- a CDS encoding DUF5715 family protein produces MQSAYQFKDIHGEQLYAAKKYGVTPIDSRAKLEDNHRRLKLVESNGYYLIDRLTDSSPYLTKGAKSVLKEIGKRFQAELDKGDYREHRIVVTSMFKTRRDIERTRQAKNNTDDSSAHLYGTTFDISYTRFNRTGKSGKAVSNETMCNILGKVISDLREKGECWAIFERSQHCIHVTVRKI; encoded by the coding sequence ATGCAAAGTGCTTATCAATTTAAGGACATTCATGGCGAGCAACTTTACGCAGCAAAGAAATATGGGGTAACTCCTATTGATTCACGTGCGAAGTTAGAAGACAACCACAGGCGTCTGAAACTTGTAGAATCTAATGGATATTATCTGATAGATAGGCTGACAGACTCTTCACCTTATCTGACAAAGGGCGCAAAGAGTGTTCTAAAAGAGATTGGTAAAAGATTTCAAGCCGAATTAGACAAAGGCGACTATCGTGAACATCGCATAGTTGTAACTTCGATGTTCAAGACACGCAGAGATATAGAAAGAACTCGACAGGCAAAAAATAATACGGACGACAGTTCTGCACATCTGTATGGAACAACTTTCGATATAAGTTACACCCGTTTCAATCGTACTGGCAAGAGTGGCAAGGCAGTAAGCAACGAAACGATGTGCAATATTTTAGGAAAAGTTATTTCCGATTTACGGGAAAAAGGCGAATGCTGGGCTATATTCGAGCGCAGCCAGCATTGCATTCATGTTACTGTAAGAAAGATATAA
- the rplK gene encoding 50S ribosomal protein L11, whose product MAKEVAGLIKLQIKGGAANPSPPVGPALGSKGINIMGFCKEFNARTQDKAGKILPVVITYYNDKSFSFVIKTPPAAIQLLEAAKAKSGSGEPNRKKVASVTWDQIRTIAEDKMPDLNCFTVESAMRLIAGTARSMGITVKGDFPNK is encoded by the coding sequence ATGGCTAAAGAAGTTGCTGGATTAATCAAATTACAGATTAAAGGTGGCGCTGCAAATCCTTCTCCTCCTGTAGGACCTGCCTTGGGTTCTAAAGGCATCAATATAATGGGGTTTTGTAAGGAGTTCAACGCCCGAACCCAGGATAAGGCTGGGAAAATTCTTCCAGTTGTTATCACATACTATAACGATAAGTCTTTTAGCTTTGTTATTAAGACTCCTCCTGCAGCAATTCAGTTGCTTGAGGCTGCCAAGGCAAAGAGCGGTTCAGGTGAGCCCAATCGTAAGAAGGTTGCTTCTGTAACTTGGGATCAAATTAGGACTATAGCAGAAGATAAAATGCCTGATCTTAATTGTTTTACGGTAGAGAGTGCTATGAGGCTTATTGCTGGAACGGCACGTAGTATGGGAATAACAGTAAAAGGGGACTTCCCTAATAAATAA
- the rplL gene encoding 50S ribosomal protein L7/L12 has product MADIKAIAEELVNLTVKEVNELATVLKDEYGIEPAAAAVAVAGPAAGGAAAAAEEKTEFDVVLTEAGANKLKVVKAVKEACGLGLKDAKDLVDGAPSTIKEGVAKAEAENLKKLIEAEGAKVELK; this is encoded by the coding sequence ATGGCAGATATTAAAGCTATTGCAGAAGAATTAGTAAATCTTACTGTTAAGGAAGTAAATGAGTTAGCAACTGTCCTCAAGGACGAGTATGGAATTGAGCCTGCTGCTGCAGCCGTAGCAGTTGCTGGTCCTGCTGCTGGTGGTGCAGCTGCTGCAGCTGAAGAGAAAACAGAATTTGATGTTGTTCTTACTGAAGCTGGTGCAAACAAACTTAAGGTAGTTAAGGCGGTAAAAGAAGCTTGTGGGCTTGGTTTGAAAGATGCGAAGGACTTAGTTGATGGTGCTCCTTCTACTATCAAGGAAGGTGTGGCTAAGGCTGAAGCTGAAAACTTGAAGAAGTTGATTGAAGCTGAAGGTGCTAAGGTCGAATTGAAGTAA
- a CDS encoding antirestriction protein ArdA has product METKELNEARIYVGTYAKYNNGSLQGEWVELSDFYDLDDFIEHCAEIHEDEEEPELMFQAWEEIPDGLIDEGHLEENFFELRDELDRLSDKEQETFWVWADGNNAQFTQDAYSLVKAFQSAYIGSYASREDFAEELAKMENDLPDFALIYFDFSKYADDLFCTDFWYKDGYVFRNN; this is encoded by the coding sequence ATGGAAACAAAGGAATTGAACGAAGCACGCATCTATGTAGGCACTTATGCTAAGTACAACAACGGCTCATTGCAGGGCGAGTGGGTGGAACTTTCGGACTTCTACGATTTAGACGACTTTATCGAACATTGTGCCGAGATACACGAGGACGAGGAAGAACCCGAATTGATGTTCCAAGCGTGGGAGGAAATCCCCGATGGTCTGATAGATGAAGGGCATTTGGAGGAAAACTTCTTTGAACTTCGGGACGAGTTGGACAGACTGAGCGACAAGGAGCAAGAAACCTTTTGGGTATGGGCGGACGGTAACAACGCCCAATTCACCCAAGACGCATACAGCCTTGTAAAGGCTTTCCAATCCGCCTACATAGGCAGTTATGCAAGCAGGGAAGATTTTGCGGAGGAGCTTGCGAAAATGGAGAACGACTTACCCGATTTTGCGCTGATATATTTTGACTTCTCCAAATATGCCGATGACCTTTTTTGTACGGACTTTTGGTATAAGGATGGCTATGTATTTCGAAACAACTAA
- the hpf gene encoding ribosome hibernation-promoting factor, HPF/YfiA family produces the protein MDVKIQSIHFETTEKLDAFINKKVEKLSKTYEDIQKVEVQLKVEKPAVSMNKTTSFTVLIPGNKLFAEKTCNTFEEGVDLCLDAMKVQLTKVKEKQRK, from the coding sequence ATGGACGTTAAAATTCAATCAATTCATTTTGAGACTACCGAAAAATTAGATGCTTTCATTAACAAGAAAGTTGAGAAGTTATCGAAAACTTATGAAGATATTCAGAAAGTAGAGGTGCAATTGAAAGTCGAGAAACCCGCTGTATCTATGAATAAGACGACAAGTTTTACGGTCTTAATACCTGGAAATAAGTTGTTTGCAGAGAAAACCTGCAATACCTTCGAAGAAGGAGTCGACTTGTGCTTAGATGCAATGAAGGTTCAACTCACGAAAGTAAAGGAAAAACAAAGAAAGTAA
- the tuf gene encoding elongation factor Tu, producing MAKETFQRTKPHVNIGTIGHVDHGKTTLTAAISKVLHDKGFGSEDVKSFDQIDNAPEEKERGITINSAHIEYETAKRHYAHVDCPGHADYVKNMVTGAAQMDGAILVVAATDGPMPQTREHVLLARQVNVPRLVVFLNKCDMVEDEEMLELVEMEVREILEQYDFEEDTPIIRGSALGALNGVDKWVEQVMKLMDTVDEWIQEPPRATDKPFLMPIEDVFSITGRGTVATGRIETGVIHVGDEVELLGLGEDKKSTVTGVEMFRKLLDEGRAGDNVGLLLRGIDKAEIKRGMVLCHPGQIKPYKKFKASVYILKKEEGGRHTPFGNKYRPQFYLRTMDCTGEITLPEGVEMVMPGDNVEITVELIYAVALNTGLRFAIREGGRTVGSGQITEVYED from the coding sequence ATGGCTAAAGAGACATTTCAACGTACCAAGCCGCACGTAAATATTGGTACAATTGGTCACGTAGACCACGGTAAGACTACATTGACAGCTGCCATCTCTAAGGTTCTTCACGATAAGGGCTTCGGTAGTGAAGATGTTAAGTCTTTTGATCAGATTGATAATGCACCAGAAGAAAAAGAACGCGGTATTACTATCAACTCTGCTCACATTGAATACGAAACTGCTAAGCGTCACTATGCACACGTAGACTGCCCTGGACACGCCGATTATGTGAAAAACATGGTAACTGGTGCTGCTCAGATGGACGGTGCAATTTTGGTTGTGGCTGCAACTGATGGTCCTATGCCTCAAACTCGTGAACACGTATTGCTCGCTCGTCAGGTAAACGTTCCTCGTTTGGTTGTTTTCTTGAACAAGTGCGATATGGTTGAAGACGAAGAGATGCTTGAACTCGTTGAAATGGAAGTTCGTGAAATTCTCGAGCAATATGACTTTGAAGAAGATACTCCAATCATTCGTGGTTCTGCTCTTGGTGCATTGAATGGTGTTGATAAATGGGTTGAACAAGTAATGAAGTTAATGGATACTGTAGATGAGTGGATTCAAGAACCTCCACGCGCTACTGACAAACCATTCTTGATGCCTATTGAAGACGTATTCTCTATTACTGGTCGTGGTACAGTTGCTACTGGTCGTATAGAAACAGGTGTAATCCATGTTGGTGATGAAGTAGAATTGCTCGGTCTTGGTGAGGATAAAAAATCTACTGTAACTGGTGTGGAAATGTTCCGTAAACTACTTGATGAAGGACGTGCTGGTGATAACGTTGGTTTGCTTCTTCGTGGAATCGATAAGGCAGAAATCAAACGCGGTATGGTTCTTTGCCACCCAGGTCAGATTAAACCTTACAAGAAGTTTAAGGCGTCTGTATATATCTTAAAGAAAGAAGAAGGTGGTCGTCATACTCCATTCGGAAATAAGTATCGTCCCCAGTTCTATCTCCGTACTATGGACTGTACAGGTGAAATAACATTGCCAGAAGGCGTTGAAATGGTAATGCCTGGTGATAATGTTGAAATTACTGTAGAACTAATCTATGCCGTAGCTTTAAATACGGGTTTGCGTTTTGCTATCCGTGAAGGTGGTCGCACAGTAGGTTCTGGTCAGATTACAGAGGTTTACGAAGATTAA
- the nusG gene encoding transcription termination/antitermination protein NusG, with the protein MADTEKKWYVLRAISGKEAKVKEYIEAELRQNEKLAERVFGILLPTESYASLRNGKRVITEKLSLPGYILVQADMNSEVASLLRFVPNVLGFLGGTAEPTPIRQAEMNRLLGRTEESMLEEVQDIPYAVGESVKVTDGPFSGFHGIIEEVNTEKHKLKVMVMIFGRQNPLELSFMQVSKED; encoded by the coding sequence ATGGCTGATACAGAAAAGAAATGGTATGTACTTCGTGCAATCAGTGGTAAAGAGGCGAAGGTAAAAGAATATATCGAAGCTGAATTACGACAGAATGAGAAGTTAGCGGAGCGTGTTTTTGGTATTCTATTGCCAACAGAGAGTTATGCTTCTTTGCGTAATGGAAAACGTGTTATTACTGAGAAATTAAGTCTTCCAGGTTATATACTTGTACAGGCTGATATGAACTCAGAAGTTGCATCGTTACTTCGTTTTGTACCAAATGTATTAGGATTTCTTGGCGGAACTGCAGAACCGACCCCTATTCGGCAGGCAGAGATGAACCGCTTACTTGGCAGAACAGAGGAATCAATGCTTGAGGAAGTACAAGATATTCCTTATGCAGTTGGAGAATCTGTAAAAGTAACTGACGGACCATTCAGTGGTTTCCATGGTATCATTGAAGAAGTGAATACGGAGAAACATAAATTGAAGGTGATGGTTATGATTTTCGGACGACAAAATCCTTTAGAACTAAGTTTTATGCAAGTATCAAAGGAGGACTAA